taaaaatctaaaatgtgATTAAACATATGATGAacaataacatcaatagcataTCAAAGaaatccaataaaataaataaattttaaaatactaaaaattaatagtattatgatattatttcttaacggGTAACCCCAACACGACACGAATCTTTCGTGTCCTTCATGCGTCGActcgataaggacacgaacccaataagctttGACCCAAGCTCATTAGTTTCGTGCGAATTTGTGTCGAGTTATTGTGTCGTGCCAAAAGTTGTCAGCCCTACCATCACTGCATACATAATATGTAACTTTATCAATCGTAAAAGTAATTTATACTAAGGTATAAggacaaaattaaataaaataaaaataatagataatGTAATTAGCAGTGatcatgttttttattttcaaatatacaACTATGTGAAagtttttttgaattatgctCAGGTtgacataatttaacaatagAACGACAAGTCATCTCTTTGAATTATCAGTAAATTGCAATTTACCACttgatgtgatttttttaatccatCCAATAATTCAATAAGCTAAGTTGACGTCACCTTATTTTGTGCAGTGGAACAATAATTTTGAAGAGTTGGGGGCGTTATGCAGAGAAACCTAAGTTACGTTAATTAATCcataaggaaaagaaaataaaaacgaTAAAGTGCAATTTAGTTGATAAAACACTTTACAAGATCGAAAGTTTAAGTGATAAtggaaatttattaattttgaacacTTACTAGAAAAACGCTCAAAATTGAGGACACAATTTAGGATTAACCAAAAACATTACTCCTTGGGTATCCCAAAATAGTGCACCCAAGATCAATAATGAGGTcttagaaaaaagaaaaaaaaatcctaaagTTTTgaacattttctaaaaaacattgaaaattggggatatttttattaatcataTCTCCCAAATTAGTGAAGAAACAATGGACCatgtattattatattatgtaaaACGTGGATAAAAATAAGAGGATTGAATCCagaaaattgcataaaagaAGTGTGCACTAATTTGGAAACACctcaaaatagtaaaatataccTTGGAGGTAGAGGAAgaagtattatataaataaggaattattactattaagcGAGATATTATTCTAAATATAGGATATTGCTTCacaggataaaaaaaaagaataagaaagaaTGATTAGAGAATAACGAtcaataaaaagaagaaagaataaagcaatTTCACATAAGCCCAAGTGAATATGTACACTACCTTATCCATTTGATTCTGGGCTTCTTTAAATGGGGCGGTTGTGGgcccaattttattttattctttccacTCAGCCCTAAGGCCCCACACCTTTATTTCGAAAACTATACAAAATTGgcaaatttattcaaataatgtGCTTTTCACCTTTGCAACTTTTATCTAATAAATATcttcattttagttttttaaaatcataatttattcgttgtcaatttttgaaaggaagacgtttatgatatttaagtAAATCATAAATATCTCACGATCTAATTATCATATAGTATAAGTGGAAGGAATTAGGAAGTAAACAATTCACATATACTATaacatactaataaatagtagtaaaactTAGATACGTGTATAAAAGCATAAAACCAGCTCttacaatataaatatacaccCCAGTATGGATGATCTTGAATAATTGGCATTCCGAATATTCATGCAGTATATCGATATATTTgggtaaaattaaaatgcaattaTCCTGCACGGCTCATGATCACGATCACGGTCACGGTCACGAGCACGATCTCTCCCACTGATCTCCTCTACAGGTGTTGATCGATCTCTGCGATCCTCATGCCGAAACTGAGTGGTTTCTATTTCTTCAATATCACATTCGAACCTGTTTTCTTCCATCATTCTAATAAATGCATGTGTTGCCCAACCTACACCCCAGATTAATTCACTCATATTTAGGTCATGCATGGCTAATTTTATCATGATCAGACAGacctcaaaatttaaatttaaatttaattatttcattgttatgtttagtaattaaaagtagtactataacACAACTAACAAAGACAATTTTCACATATAATCATTTATATCTTGATGTCAATTAAATTCTAGCATACTCACCATTATTGCAATTCGGGAATGGGAAAAACTGGAGATAGCAAATCGAAGAAACAACAATTCCTACATTAAGTGCAATGGCGACGGATTAGTACATGTATATGACACACAATTTGTAAAATCGGAATAATTAAAAGTTCGTGTATTTAGATGCAGGGTGACTGACCTAACATGGACCCAGTAAACACATCGGTCCAGTGATGCCAATAGTCGTCGACACGAGAAATAGCAACAAGCGCAGCAAACAAATAAGGAATAAGTACAATGCAAATCTTGGCCGCATGCCCTCTTTTATCAAACACTTTTATTTTCCCAGATAGATACCATGCCAGAAACCCTAACCCCGCAAATGACCCTgcaccattttcattttcctaattaaatttccattatacataatttttctataattattgAGTAATTTTGTTGCTACCAACATGCAGAATGGCCACTAGGAAAGCTTTTGTATCCCTCTTTTATAAGCTTCCGATCTCCGGTGCACATAACGTCCCCGTTGTTAGGGTTAAATATCTAGTCACACAACCATCATTCTTGTTAAGCATGTCCATTTGTGCATAACACTAAAAACCGTATTATGCGAAAATTGAATGTTCACATGATCACGCGGATTGAGCGGTTTCGCGTGATTGTGCAAATTCATGCAAAAATCAGAGGTATGTGTGATCACGAAAATTGAATGATTTTCACTTAGTTTGTCATGCGAAATCGCTCAATTTGCATGACCACTATTCAAATTTACCTCTTTTCATGTTCTATATTCGTAAAACAGTCTCATGaccaatttgatatatatattttgattagtaGAAGAACgaatcaaaatatatcaaattggtCATGTCAGTCTTACGAATATTGACACGTAAAATGGTCTAACAATTACTCCGTATACATACCGCGATTCCATCGGGGAAGCACCGAAAGTAGAAGTTGGGGCGAGGTCGTCCAACAGCATCTTTTATGGAATCCGTTATGACTGCCGTGATAAGAACAGAATAAGCAAGCCCTAACATATCACAATTAATGAGTtagctatatatatacaacatcacaaattaataatcctttttcttgttccatttaTACACACATGCAAAAACTTACCAAGAATAGCATGGTGCAGATCATAAACATCCTTTCTTCGGTGGTAATAAATCAAAAACACCAAGCATGGCAAGATCACAGCATACACCTATCATATATATTCCCACAACCAATTCAATCACTTAGTTAATTAGAAACACCTAAAattattatgtatatatatagacatacTGGGACAGCCCACATAGGGACGGTGTCTGGTATTTTGAGAGGGTATTTGAGGTCAGTCATGAGGTCGGAGCTTATGTAGCGATGGAAGGGCTCGATGATGTTGAGGCCGCCATCAATTCCGGCAAGGAGGAGCAGAATAAGCCAATCCTGCATATGCAGCCTTGCCAGCCTTGCTCCATGTGACTGCACCGTGTGCCGCACAAAGTTGCCCTCCCGCGGACTCATCGCACAATCTCATTCAACTACACAAAACTATACCAATTTTAAACCAGACATAgcaatactaattaataagCAATTAGTTGTATTTGAATGGAACACATTCTACCTTaaactttgaaatttgatGTGTGATCTTGATTGCAACGAACACATGCATTTGCGTGTTCTGTTCCGTTCCAAGTACTCGATGATTAAACGACATTTCAACCCcaaaatattgtataaatatttccattaaatataccaaaaaaatctcATCATAAATACACTAAATCACTAACGTATtcaatcatatatatacattagaAATAGACCAGTCACCTCCTTAAAGATGAGGGTTATccaagaatatatatattcttggATAACCCTTTTCCCTTTTAAGACTTTGAAGGGGGTGAATGACCCATTTCTACACACAAAAATACAATACTATTCTGTAATGGCTATCATAACAACAATTACAAACATTTCGTCTCAAAAAAGTTTTCCTAATGATTCAAAAACTTTGGAAATATATGAATTCTTGGAATAACAAATACAACGAAACACAATTCTCCAGGGATGCATGCATGAGAACAAAACCATATcataatcaaattcaaatttccagAAATGGAAGTTCGTGATCAAATGGAATTGGCATTGTTGAAATTAAGGACGTACCGTCGACAAAGGagaaaacccaaaaataaacAGGAAATTCACTCGGATGTCTCGTGAATAAGGCCTCGCCAGTTTATAAGGAAAAACAtctttaataaatatgtatcatatGAAAATGAGtgataagaaaatattgatgCATAACTCACCGATTTTTATCCACCATTCTTGTTGGATGTATTTTAACACTTTTTAAAGGAAGGATTTATAGGTATGAGAATCGAATTTGCGTAGAAAACATTGCAATGTCTCCATTGATCTAGCTCTATTTTATCCACAAGAAGATCATAGTTAAATAGActttttaaacataaattcaATGAATATAAGTTTACTTGATATCGGACCACATTTATAACCTTATTGAActcgaaaaaggaaaatgcaaaatattaatttgaagtcattttttttttcttttttttacctCTACTAAGCcttaaaagagagaaattatcatttttacactcgctttatttcttaattattttattgaattgtgttatggagtataaatCAATAAGggtttctttattttagtccttttcttttgcttcttatcacttctttttatctttctatttctttctATTGGTTCTAACTTAACCCTTATTTCTACTGGCCATTTTTATTACTTACCagttagattattttttgtaattgcCGAGAATTTAGTTAAACTTTAAGTATATCactgaaaaatagaaacactaGTTTAtgctataaattatttaattgaaataaaatttagtcgTACAAAATTATA
The nucleotide sequence above comes from Salvia hispanica cultivar TCC Black 2014 chromosome 5, UniMelb_Shisp_WGS_1.0, whole genome shotgun sequence. Encoded proteins:
- the LOC125190836 gene encoding lipid phosphate phosphatase 2-like, with amino-acid sequence MSPREGNFVRHTVQSHGARLARLHMQDWLILLLLAGIDGGLNIIEPFHRYISSDLMTDLKYPLKIPDTVPMWAVPVYAVILPCLVFLIYYHRRKDVYDLHHAILGLAYSVLITAVITDSIKDAVGRPRPNFYFRCFPDGIAIFNPNNGDVMCTGDRKLIKEGYKSFPSGHSAWSFAGLGFLAWYLSGKIKVFDKRGHAAKICIVLIPYLFAALVAISRVDDYWHHWTDVFTGSMLGIVVSSICYLQFFPFPNCNNGWATHAFIRMMEENRFECDIEEIETTQFRHEDRRDRSTPVEEISGRDRARDRDRDRDHEPCRIIAF